The following is a genomic window from Deltaproteobacteria bacterium.
CAGACCTGCAGCACTGCACCGATTCGAGCCGCGGACGGGATGCGGTGCTCGAAGCGCGCCACTTCCGCATCTGCACGCTCCTGCACGAGATGCCCGCCGTCACGATCGCGGCCGTGAACGGCGCCTGCGCGGGCGCGGGAATGGGCTGGGCCTGCGCCTGCGACCTGCGCTTCGCCGCGCGCTCGGCGAACTTCAACACCGCGTTCCTGCGCGTGGCCGTGGCGGGAGACATGGCGCTGCCCTGGACGCTGCCGCGCCTGGTCGGCGCCGCGAAGGCCCCCGAGCTCTCGTTCCTGTGCGAGAAGCTCCCCGCCGACGAGG
Proteins encoded in this region:
- a CDS encoding enoyl-CoA hydratase/isomerase family protein, which encodes DLQHCTDSSRGRDAVLEARHFRICTLLHEMPAVTIAAVNGACAGAGMGWACACDLRFAARSANFNTAFLRVAVAGDMALPWTLPRLVGAAKAPELSFLCEKLPADEAARIGLVARVFDDAVFRDEVAAIVHRLGASSPTALRALKQHYLAAELLSLDAFVELESRRHLQIAASDDTREAFRAFVEKREPVFGKRPPA